The DNA window AAAGACTTCTCTATAGAGCTCTGGCATCATAACAATCGTAGGACCGACATCAAATTGAAACCCTTTTTCTTCAATACGAAACATTCTTCCGCCAGGTTTTTCATTTTTCTCATAAATTTCAACATCAAAACCATCTTTTAACAGACGAATCCCTGATGCTAATCCAGCAGTGCCAGCACCGACAATAATTACTTTTTTCATCTTATCCCTCCTATAAATATTTTATCATGAGAACGATTTTTATCATATATTAAATGGCTATAATAAGTAAATCATCAAAAATTTCCCATAAGTGTTCAGTCGAGTAGAAAACGAATAGAATAGAAGAAAAAAAGCACAAACTGTGCTTTATTCTAATAGGTCCTTTAGTGACTGAATGATATAATCTATATCTTCATTAGTAAGGTCGTATGCTAATGAGAAACGAATAACCCCAGGCGTATCATCCGTAATCGCTTTTATCACATGGGATAATTCTATACTGGATTCATTGCACGCACTCCCTGTTGAGACGTATATGCCCTTCTTGGATAGTTCATAAGCAAGTTCATGCCCTTTTTGATCCTTAAATGAAACAGACAATAATCCAGGAAGTCTATTGGACTTTGGTCCATTAATATAACAAGGGAATGTTTCAAGAAGCTTCTTTTCTAGTAAGTCTGTTTTCTCTTTTAACGCTTCTTGTTTCTTATGATAATAGGTATAAGCATTTTCTACCGCTTTGGAAAACCCAATAATCCCAGAAACATTTTCTGTTCCTGCATTAAGTCCGAATTCTTGTGTAGCCCCATGGATCAGTGGACTTAACGCCATTCCAGGACGATGATATAGTAACCCAATGCCCTTAGGCCCAAATAGTTTATGTGCAGAAAAACTCATTAAGTCTACTGGTAGAGATTCTAAATCAATTGAGTAGTGTGGCAACATTTGAACCGCATCTAAATGAAGATATACGCCTTTTTCTTTCGTAACCTTAAGAATTTCACTCACATTTTGGATGACACCAATCTCGTTATTTGCCCATATAATTGAGACTAATAGCGTTTTAGTCGTGATCGCTTTTCTTAAATCCTCTAAATTAATATACCCTTCTCGATTCACATCTAAATAGGTAACCTTAAACCCTTGTGTTTCTAAATACTTACACGTGCTTATGGTTGCTTTATGGTCAATCTTTGTGGTGATGATCTCTGTTTTATTCTGATTCATCATGGAAAGTCCCTTAATGGCTAAATTGATTGCCATCGTTCCACTTTGGGTAAATACCAAAGAATCATGACTACAGTTTAAGTGTTTAGCAATTGACTTTCTTGCATCATTAATCGCTTTTTTGGCTTCAATGCCCTTTTTATGCATCGAAGAAGGATTCCCATATGAGTCTTTCAAATAGGGTAACATCGCCTCAAATACACTGTCATCAATCTTTGTGGTTGCAGCATTATCTAAATAAAGCATTACTTCACCTCAAGTTCTATTGTAAATCCTAAATAAAGAGTTAAATCTACATCTGGCAAACTACTTAATAATTCATTTGTTATCAAAATCTTATTGCGATTTAGGTTCAGTAAGATTAATTCTACCTGATCAGCTAAAACAGATAACGCATATGACTCATGGATGATGCATGGGTTTTCATCGTTAAAGGTTTCAATGCATACACGTTTAACTGCCTCTTTATCGTATTTTAGGCCAACCAATCCACCTTTATAGACTTTCTTACCTGATGCATCGAGTATGGTGATTTTTTTGATTTTCATATAAGGCCTCCAATAAAGACTCTATAGATGTAATATATGGCAACCCCTAAGAAGACAATTGCATTTATTAATTTAATGATGTCTAGTCTTGTTCTTACAAAGTTAGAAATAGACCCTACATTCTTCGTTCTTAAACTGATAATGGTAATGACAACCAATGGTGAAACAAAGAATAACACATAAATTAGTAACAATACGTTAAAGAATACAAACATCGAGGTTCTGTCGACGACAATCGCCGTCCAGGCAACAAATGCTTGTCCGCTACATGGGAATTCAATGATTGCGACAAATACCCCAATTAAGAATCCTAAAACATATACGATAGGGTTATTATCTTCCACTTTTTGTGCGAAAGACCCCATTATCTTTTTTGTAATCACAAAGAATCGTCTTGGTAATTGATTCTTGATTTGATTGTATTTTTGATTTCTTGCTGATAGGAAATCCAAAAAGTTAAGTACGGCAATGAATAAGGCTAAGAGTATTAATACCACATAGAATATCTTCATATAAGGTAGTAACATACCTAGTGCAGAAGATAAGAATCTTCCAAGGATAAAGTATGTCACAAAGATTGCTGATATGTATGAAATGCAAATGGCTAATATCGTCTTAGAATTCTTCTTGTCAGTTAAAAATGACAAGAACATTAGTAACATGGCCAGTGCACAAGGGTTAAATGCATCAAGAATCCCTAGAATCAAAGTAGATCCTAACAACATCATAAAGTCTTTAAAGGTAATGTCTCCATAGAAGAGTTCCACTGGATCCAATAGCTCATTTTCATCCATGATCATTTGAGCTTGATTCGATTGGATTGCATTAATTATGTCAGATTCACCAGCATAATAGGTGTCACCTACATATAAAATAGGCACCAAGTTCTTATTCTTAGGTACGTTATATGTCCTTGCATATCGTGAAAACATTTCTTCAAATAAATTAAAATCATCTTCACTCATGTACTTTAAGACGGTATACCCTTCTTCTGCAAGTTGATCGAATACACCACTTTGTTCAACGGCTTGACAGTTTAAACAAAGGTGTGAGCCAAAATAAACCGCATCCGGTTTATCATTAGCTTTGATATTAGTTGTATTTGTAAATAGAGAAAATACAATTACGCCAAGTAAGATGATTCTATATAGTGATTTTTTCATTAGTAAACTCCTATAGTTCCACTTATTATTTTAATACAAAAAGTAAGAAATTCATAATCCTATGGTAAATCAATATATAAAGAAAAAATGCGATTGCTCGCATTTGATTTCTTATGAGTGATTATTTCTCTTTGTTAACACCATAGCGCTTGTTGAAACGTTCCACACGGCCTGCAGCTTGTGTAAATGTATCTTGTCCTGTATAGAATGGGTGGCAATTTGAACAAGTATCAACTCTAATTTCTTTAGAAACTGATCCGACTTCAAATTCATTACCACAAGTTACACAGTGAACTTTAGCGACTTGGTATTTTGGATGAATTTTTTCTTTCATATTCATTCTCCTTCCGCCATAGACTTAATGTCCATAGTAAGTTTGCGTAGGTATTATATCATAGATATTTTAAATACACAAACATTTTTGATATCTTTTATTTTAGAACTTTTTATCAATGAAAATGTCTTTTGTCCTATCCAAGAAGCGATTCGCTAATATGCCTGTAAAGATACCAGCAGGGATAGAAATAAAGAGCATAAGTGGGGCATAATACGCCACTACATCCGTAAACAAGAACGATGCAGCAACTAATTGCCCAATGACGTGAAATAAACTCGATAAGGTTGAATTCGCTGTAATCCCAAAGAAATCGAGTTTAACCAATATGCTTAAGACAATTAAAGAGAACACTGCCCCTGAGAAACTCAAGGAAAATGTGGCATAGTTAAACGTTCCAGGGCTATATAATGCTGTAACAACAATTCTTAGTAAGACCGTGATGACTGCTTCTTTTGCGCCATACTTATAAATAATGATTAGTGTAACAATATTAGAAAATCCTATTTTAAATGGAATGCCAGGGATGATTTGAACGTAGGATTCTAATATATTGATGATGGAAGCAACCCCAGTTAGGATGGCTAATAATGTAAGTTTTTTAACGGACATTAGATAATCACATCCGTTTCTGATTGATTAAATTCAATGGTCACATAGTTAGGTAGACAAATGATAGGATTCTTATCGGAGAACCCTTGTCTACTACAAATGTTATAGGGTGAAAACTCTTCTTTAACCCTGACTTTAGAATCTTTATATTCGATAACGACAATCCCTAAATGCCCCATAATATAGTATTGGTTCTCATATACTGCAATCCCTTTATTTATCTCTAGAGTATCCAGTTTGATGTCATTTACATAAATGCCATCTTTTTCTACTCTTGGAAGTTCCTCAAGCATAATAACTTGTTCGTTCTTTCTAGGTGTAAAGCTCCCATCTCTTAAATCCACTGAGAATAAGACCGTGTTTCTTACCTTAACATAAGCGATGTCTCCGGTTTTATCTAAGATTGAGGTTGCTAGTAAGTATCCACCAAAGACAATCAGTAAAATCCCAATAAGGATACGATCATTCTTTTTCTTCTTCATGGCCTTTTTTAGCTCCTTTTTTCTTATCTAAAACGGATAACAAAACAAGTACGCCGCCACCTACTACAATTACCCCACCTAAGATTAAGTAAAGTGTGGATACGTTTCCTTTAGTTCCTACTGTTCTAAATTCTGATTTAGTCAAGTTGTGGTTAACAATCGACCCATCGTTTAAAAAGAACACAGCTTTGTAGTCATAGGTATCTAAAAGTGCTTTTGCTTCTTCGAGTGGCATATTGAATAATGCTGTGGATAGTCCATCCAATAAAGCAGCATCATCCCCTACTAGGGTAATGGCGTTATAGTAATCCATAGGAACTAAATCAAATGGAGAAATGATATGATGATATTTTCTTCCTTGATAGGTTGCATACTGAATATAGTTACCAGATGAAGAAATACTTGTATTCTTAACAGATAACACACCCGCTTCATCGCCATATACTTCCAGTGGATTCACTAACCCAATTTCAAAGGCTCTTTCTTTGCCTTCATCGGTTAAGGCTGTCCCAACCGAAAGGGTTGAACTACCTAAGTTGATTAAATAATGTTTATACCCTTTGCTCTTAATGTAAGTTTCAATCTCTTTTGCAGCATAGCCTTTAGCATATGCCCCAAGGTCAAGTTTCATTAAGCTATCTTCTAGATAAACAGATTTAAGCGTCTCGTTTAAGATGACTTTATTTGGATCAATATGATTTTTATAAGTGTTTATTTTAGTAATTGTTTCGTTGAATACCGATTCTGGTATCTCACTATAAACATACTCATTTGAGAGAATAACTTCTTTCCATGTATCAATGACACCACCCAATACTGGGTTGAAATACCCATTGGTTTCTTTTGATAATTCTAGTGCATCTTTAATCATGTTAAATAGCAGTTCATCTACAACAACTGGTTCAATCCCTGCTTTTTCATTGATGGATACTAAGTTGTTTTGATGATAAATCGGATCTTGGTGGGTTGGTCTTGGGCCAATAAAGTTATTAGCCAAGTGATCAAATCGTTTAAGAATGGTTTCAATGGCATTTTTATCTTCCAAAGTATACCCCTCAGCAATTTTAATCGATATGTCTGTATATAAATAGATAGGACTTTCCAGGTCTTCTGGAAAATATATCGTATAAGGATCAGTAGCCGCATTGATTTCTGGATTGAATTGTGTGAAAAGGCCAAAAAGTATGGCCAATATTATTAGTTTTTTCATGTGTAAATGACATCCTTTTTCTTCGACTATTATAACACAATAACCCGCAATGAAAAAGGACTTTCGAAAAAGTCCTTTAAAGTCTTTATAGCTTAATATTTACTGGGGTTCCATCTGGATTTGGATTGTCTTTTAGATATTGAAGAATTGGGTTGTAGTGTTTATCTGGTTTACCTGGCTTACATCTTGAGATGTTTCCAGCTCTACCAGAAACGATTTCAACAGCAAATGCGTGACAACCTGGGGTCCCGCAGGCACCACAGTTGTAGTTTGGTAACATTTTTTCAACTGTTGTAATTCTTTCGTCTTCTTTAACTTCTAGATATTTTGCTGCAAAAGCAAGTCCAAAACCAAGAAATAATCCAAGTGCTCCTAATATAAGTGTAGATTCAATCATTTCTTAATCTCCTTCATCATGTCTAAAGCTTCTTTAAACGAGCATCCTCCGCTAACGGCACACGTTTCACAATTTTGAGCTTCCATGTAAGCATGTTGGCAACTTTCAGGTACTGGCGTTTTTTTATTCAAAATCGCTATTACAAAGAAGAATGCCATGATTACAAATAGGACTCCTAAACCGAGAAACTCCATTATACTAACCCTTGTAAACCAAGGAATGCTAATGACATTAAGCCGGCAACGACTAATGCAATTGGCATGCCTTTAAAGGCTTTAGGAACGTTTGCAGAATCCAAGCGGATACGGATTGCAGAGAAAGCAACGATAACAAGTGTATATCCTAATGCAGTACCAAGTGTAATGGTTAAAGCATCTAGGAACCCTTGAGCTTCAGTTAGGTTTGTTTGAGCTACCCCTAATACAGCACAGTTGGTTGTAATAAGTGGTAAATAAACCCCTAATCCACGGTATAAGCTTTCAACATATTTCTTAAGAATCATTTCAACCAATTGAACAACCGCTGCAATAACTAAGATGAAAGCAATTGTAGCAGTATAACCAATGCCCATTGGTTCTAAAACAAATTCATATAAAGGATAAGTGATTGCCGTAGACATCATCATAACGAACAGAACGGCTGCGCTCATACCCCATACGTTACTCATTTTCTTAGATACACCCAAGAATGAGCAAATCCCTAAGAACTTAATAACGATAATGTTATTGACTAACATCGCTGAGATTAGCGATATGAAAAATACTTCTAATGTCATTTTTTAGCCACCACTTTCTTTTTAGGTTTAGCATTTCCAACAGCAGCGAAAATGGCTAATAAAATACCAATCACTAAGAATGCTCCTGGAGGCGAAACAAACACACTAATCGCATAGTCTTCTGAGAATAATCTAAGGGTTGTTTCAAAAGGTAATGGTAATAATACGCCTAGTGAAATAGCGCCTTTACCAATGATTTCTCTAATTAAACCAATTAAAGAAATCGCAAGGGCAAACCCTGTAGCCGAACCAACACCGTCAATGATAGAATCAACGACGCCATTTTTGGATGCAAATGATTCTGCACGTCCTAAAACGATACAGTTAACGGCGATCAGTGGAATAAATACACCTAATGAATCCGATAAAGCACCTGCAAAAGCTTGTACGAACATGTGTAATGCAGTAACAAGTGTTGCAATAATAACGATGTAAGCTGGAATACGAACATCATTAGGAATTAGTTTTCTTAAAGCTGAGATTACTAAGTTAGATAGCGCAAGAATAATGATAACCATGATTCCCATACCTAAAGCACTTTCGAATGAGCTTGTTACAGCAAGTGCAGGACACATACCTAACATCACTTTGAATATGGCGTTTTCTTTAATGACGCCTGTCATGAAAATATCTTTTTTATTTAGCTTGATTGTGTCGTTCATTATGCCAACACCCCCTTCAAGGCTTGTAATAAATCATCGATATGTTTCTTAGAGAATGTAGCACCTGTTACAGTGTTTTCCACAGTATCATAAGACGCAATCGGTTGATCAACTAGGGTTTCGAAATAAGCAAGGTGGTCATTAATGAATCCTTTAGTATGCTCAGAGTCTTCAATTGAGATACCTTTGATCTTACCTTCAGTGTCTAAACCAACTAGAAGCGTTAAATTCCATTCAACGGTTCCGTAGTAGAAACCTGCTACGTCACTTGAGCTTCTCTTTGAAGTAACTGTGTATGCATAACCTACTACAACGTCATTGATTTTAACTGCTTCTTTCTTAGTAACATTCGCATTTCCTACGAATGATGAATCGACTTCTGTTGTAGCACCATCACCATAGATTACTTCATAAGAAGTTCTGGATACCGGTTCTAATCCTTTATGGATGAAAATCGCTTCTCTAAGCATTTTTCTAACTAAACTAGATCCTACAGTTGCACCAGAATTAATGTCATATTTTGGTACTCTAACATCGGAATTCAGTTCAGCTAAATCTATGTTGTCAATAAGTTTACCTTTAAAACTTTGAATGTTATTGTATAAATCTTTTAATACGAAATCAGATTGCGGAAGGCTCTTAACTTCAATACCAGTAATTCTTCCTGATTTTGAAATCCCAATAATCACTTCAACGTTTTTGTCGTTTGAGTAATCATTCTTACCACTGGCTTCATAGATGTATCCAATCACTTTACCATCTTTCTTAACTTCAATCTTATCTGTTACATAAGTATATTTTGTGAAGTTAACTGACTTGTAAGAATCTCCATCGCTGAATAAGATTTTTTCAGGTGAAGGGTTAAACGTTCTAAACACAAGTAAGAATAGTAGGCTAAGCACGATTGCTACACCAAGATTAATGAGTATGTTTCTATTTTCGCGACTCATGCTAGTACCCCTTTCAATGCTTGTAATAAATCTTCAATATGTTTTTTAGAGAATGTTGCACCTGTTACAGTATTTTCAACTGTATCAAATGTTGCAAGTTCTTTACCTTCTAGTACTTTAAAGTATGCTAAATGGTCATTAATGAATCCTTTAGTATGATCTGAGTCTTCGATAACGATGCCTTTAATTTTGCCTTCTGTATCTAGACCAACTAAAAGTGTTAAGTTCCATTCAACGGTTCCATAATAGAATCCATTAACATCACTCGAACTTCTCTTAGAGGTTACTGTGTAAGCATAACCAACTACTGCATCATTAATCTTAACTGCTTCTTTCTTAGTAACATTTTCGGTTGCTTGGAAAGTTGAATCTGCAGTTGCTACAGCGCCTGAACCAAACATGTCGCCATACTTATCACCGATTTCAAGGGTTTCATAAGTTTTGATTGCGTCATGAATGATCTTTCTCATGGTAGTTGAACCATAAGATGCACCTGATTTAGCATCGTATGTTGTTTTACCTTCTGTTAGAAGAATACCAAAGTCGATTGCGCTAATGTTTTTGTTTTTATAGTATTCTGAGTTATCTTTAACTACTTGAATTAAGTTAGCAGTTTGAGATAATTCTAAGAATTCTACCCCAACGATATTGCCCTTCAAATCAAATCCAAGTAAGATGTCGATGAAATTACCTTCACTATAAGAGTTTGTGGATTTTCCTTTAATTAGGAATCCGACTACTTCTTCACCTTTATTAACTTCTAATACTTCATAAGTTGTCCCAACGAATGAAACACCTTCTACTTTAGAAGCTTCAGTTAAGCCAGGGAATACTTCACTATAGGCTTTTAACTCTGCTTTGCGTTTGTTTTCTGCGATAATTGGTGCTGTAATATGATTAGAGAATCCAATTAATAATCCACAGGCTAACCCAATTAATGTAAGAACCATTGCGGTTTTAAATATTTTCATTATTTAATACCTCCTAATGCTAGAAGTACAATAAGACTAACTACAGATAATGAAACGACATATCCAAGGATGAACTTCCATGAATACTTGTTTTTACTCCATTTATAGTAATCGATTAATGGTACGAAAATGTTACCTAGAAGAATCGCGAATACAACCCCTTCTGGTAATGCACCAAATAAACGAATGGCTGCAACAATTGCACCAACTACTAAACCGTATATCCATCTGCCAGGTTTTGTAACCGGAGAAGTAACAGGGTCAGTAACCATGAACACGGCACCGAATAATAACCCACCAGATAACACTTGGTATAACACTGTTTCAATGATTTGACCATTATCAACAATTGGTTTAACTGTTAATGTAGCAACAAACATAATGACAGTGAAGCTTAAGATCATGGATACGGTAACTCTAAAGTCTGCTGCTTTACGGATGAACATATATAATCCGCCAAGAATAATTAGAATTGAACTGATTTCACCCATTGAACCAGGAATGTTTCCTAAGAATAGGTCTTTTAATGAGTAAGATTCTAACATGGCAGGAATACTTGCTAATGAATCATTGACTGCAGCTAGTGGTGTAGCACTTGAAGTTACATCGATTCCTACATAATTGAATGCAGTAACAAATGATAATCCAATTACTACTCTTGCAACTGCTGCTGGATTAAAGATGTTAGATCCCAATCCACCAAAGAATGCTTTAGCAATAATACTACCAAATAAAGCACCAACGATTAATACATAGATTGGAAGCGTTGATGGAATAATCATTGCGAAAATCACACTTGATACAAGTGGCGCTGACACATGATTAATGGTTAATGTTTTCCATCTCAATTTAAAACGTTCTTTTTTATCTTTTACTGAAGGGTGTACTTTGACCTTTAGTAGGGCTGCGACCACATCAACGCCAACGAAGATTACGGCTGATAAAATGATTCTTACTAATGCGTCCATACCAAAACGGTAAACTGCGAAGACTACCAATGGTAATAAGGCGATTAGTACATCAAACATCATACGTTTTACGCTGGTTTCTTTACGAATATATGGACTTGTTTGTTTTGCATAATTCATATCATCACCTATTTCTTTATGAAGCGCTTAGCTTGGCGCATCGTTTCTGTTAAATGAATCTTAGAAGGACATGTAAATGAGCATAAACCACATTCAATACATTTGTTGACACCAAGTGCATTGATTGCATCTTTGTCTCTTTCCTTATAAGCATTCATAATTTGAACTGGTTGTAAATCAACTGGACAAGAGTACACGCAAGATGCACAGTGAATACAAGGTTCTGTTGGAATAACCTCTTCATCTAAGATAATTAGTGAGGTTGCAGTTTTAGTCACAACGATGTCATCACTTTGAAGTGCATTACCCATCATTGGCCCACCACAAATTAACACTTTATTCTTATCTGTTTCTGTGTAACCGCCAGCTAAAGCGATTAAGTCACGAACAGGGGTTCCAATTCTAACTTGGAAATTCTTTGGTGATTTGATGCCATCTCCGCTAATTGAAAAGAATCTTTCAGTGATTGGCATTCTTCTTTTAACAGCTCTATAGAAGCCGTATAGTGTGGCAACGTTGAACACAGTAACACCGTATTCAGCAGGTAATTTACCTTGAGGAACTTTAATACCAGTAGCTGATTTGATGGTGTCTAATTCCCATCCAGCTGGGTAGTGGTTACCCACACGTTTGATTTCGATATCAAAATGTGTGAAACTTTGACGCGCGTTTTCTAATACTTCATAAAGTTCAGGATATTTCTTCTTAACAGCAATAATCCCTTTCTTCGCGCCGGTTGCACGCATTGCATACGTTAACCCTTCAACAATACGGTTAGCACGTTCAAGGATTAGTTTGTAGTCGGAAATTAAATGTGGTTCACATTCAACACCGTTACCAACAACTGTATGAATTGGGTGCTTAGTTTCAAGTTTGATGTAAGTTGGGAAACCTGATCCACCTAACCCTGACAACCCAGAATCTTTAATGATTTTGATGTAGTCTTCTTTAGTAAGTGCATCGATTTCTTCTTCAGTTCTTGAAACACAGTTTTCGTATAACACATACTTCTTATCGTTTTGAACGATTACGCAGTCAACAGTTTGACCCGATGAATGCACTTTTTTCTCTGAACCTACAATGTATCCACTGACAGTGGAATGAATTGGTTGTTCGAAGAATCCACCTTGTCTTGTACCGATTAGCTCGCCAACTTTAACATATTGTCCATCTACTACACAAGATTCCCCGGCTGGGCATCTTAAGTCTGTTGTAGGGAAATATAAGTATTCCGCTTCTAGGTAATGAATGACTGGTTGATTTTTTCTTTCTTTCTTCCCATCGGGAATGTATCTTGTTTTCTCAATCATTTTACTTCACCCCTTATATATGATTCAAATTGATAAATCGGAAAATGACTCATCAATGTTATGACCTTATTTCTAACTTCATTTAAAACCGTTTCATCATCGTAATGTCTTAATGCTTCATCGATTAAATCCGCGATCATTACCATTTTTGATTCTTTTAAGCCTCTGGTTGTAACAGCAGGTGTCCCTAAACGAATACCTGAAGTAACCATTGGTTTTTCTGGGTCAAATGGAATGTTATTTTTATTGCAGGTGATATTAACATTTGTTAAAATATCAGCTGCTTTCTTTCCAGATAATCCAATTGATCCTTTTATATCTACCAACAATAAGTGATTATCTGTTCCACCAGATACAATTCTGTACCCCAATTTAGATAATCGTTCTGACAAAGCCTGTGCATTTTTAATGACTTGACTTTGATAGTCAATAAATGACTCATCAAGGGCTTCATAAAATGCAGTAGCTTTAGCTGCAATCACATGCATAAGTGGGCCGCCTTGAATGCCAGGGAATACTTGTTTATCAATGGCTTTAGCTAGAGAATCATCATTGGTTAGGATGATTCCACCTCTTGGACCTCTTAAAGTCTTATGGGTAGTGGATGTAACTACATGAGCATATGGCATTGGATTAGGATGTAAGCCTGCGGCGATTAACCCAGCGATGTGAGCCATATCCACCAACAGTTTTGCTCCAACTTCATCTGCGATTTCTCTAAACTTCTTGAAATCAATGATTCTAGAGTAGGCACTTGCCCCAGCAATGATTAATTGTGGTTTTTCTACTTTTGCAATTCTTAATACATCTTCATAGTCGATCATTTCAGTGTCTTTATTCACACCATATGTTACACCTATGTAATCCATGCCAGAGAAAGATAACTTATAACCGTGTGTTAAGTGTCCACCATCTGATAGACTCATTCCAAGAATTTTATCCCCTGGATTGATTAAAGCCCTAATGGCTGCCATGTTTGCTTGTGACCCTGAATGCGGTTGAACGTTTGCATAATTTGCATTAAACAATTTCTTCACACGTTCAATGGCTAATGACTCAATCACATCCACATGTTCGCAACCAGAATAATACCTTTTGCCAGGATACCCTTCGGCATACTTATTGGTTAAAACAGAACCCTGTAAATGAAGAATCG is part of the Paracholeplasma morum genome and encodes:
- a CDS encoding FMN-binding protein; the protein is MKIFKTAMVLTLIGLACGLLIGFSNHITAPIIAENKRKAELKAYSEVFPGLTEASKVEGVSFVGTTYEVLEVNKGEEVVGFLIKGKSTNSYSEGNFIDILLGFDLKGNIVGVEFLELSQTANLIQVVKDNSEYYKNKNISAIDFGILLTEGKTTYDAKSGASYGSTTMRKIIHDAIKTYETLEIGDKYGDMFGSGAVATADSTFQATENVTKKEAVKINDAVVGYAYTVTSKRSSSDVNGFYYGTVEWNLTLLVGLDTEGKIKGIVIEDSDHTKGFINDHLAYFKVLEGKELATFDTVENTVTGATFSKKHIEDLLQALKGVLA
- a CDS encoding RnfABCDGE type electron transport complex subunit D, encoding MNYAKQTSPYIRKETSVKRMMFDVLIALLPLVVFAVYRFGMDALVRIILSAVIFVGVDVVAALLKVKVHPSVKDKKERFKLRWKTLTINHVSAPLVSSVIFAMIIPSTLPIYVLIVGALFGSIIAKAFFGGLGSNIFNPAAVARVVIGLSFVTAFNYVGIDVTSSATPLAAVNDSLASIPAMLESYSLKDLFLGNIPGSMGEISSILIILGGLYMFIRKAADFRVTVSMILSFTVIMFVATLTVKPIVDNGQIIETVLYQVLSGGLLFGAVFMVTDPVTSPVTKPGRWIYGLVVGAIVAAIRLFGALPEGVVFAILLGNIFVPLIDYYKWSKNKYSWKFILGYVVSLSVVSLIVLLALGGIK
- a CDS encoding RnfABCDGE type electron transport complex subunit C, producing the protein MIEKTRYIPDGKKERKNQPVIHYLEAEYLYFPTTDLRCPAGESCVVDGQYVKVGELIGTRQGGFFEQPIHSTVSGYIVGSEKKVHSSGQTVDCVIVQNDKKYVLYENCVSRTEEEIDALTKEDYIKIIKDSGLSGLGGSGFPTYIKLETKHPIHTVVGNGVECEPHLISDYKLILERANRIVEGLTYAMRATGAKKGIIAVKKKYPELYEVLENARQSFTHFDIEIKRVGNHYPAGWELDTIKSATGIKVPQGKLPAEYGVTVFNVATLYGFYRAVKRRMPITERFFSISGDGIKSPKNFQVRIGTPVRDLIALAGGYTETDKNKVLICGGPMMGNALQSDDIVVTKTATSLIILDEEVIPTEPCIHCASCVYSCPVDLQPVQIMNAYKERDKDAINALGVNKCIECGLCSFTCPSKIHLTETMRQAKRFIKK
- the glyA gene encoding serine hydroxymethyltransferase, whose protein sequence is MKKITDDLVLEQIKLEGIRQEAHIELIASENFVSEAILHLQGSVLTNKYAEGYPGKRYYSGCEHVDVIESLAIERVKKLFNANYANVQPHSGSQANMAAIRALINPGDKILGMSLSDGGHLTHGYKLSFSGMDYIGVTYGVNKDTEMIDYEDVLRIAKVEKPQLIIAGASAYSRIIDFKKFREIADEVGAKLLVDMAHIAGLIAAGLHPNPMPYAHVVTSTTHKTLRGPRGGIILTNDDSLAKAIDKQVFPGIQGGPLMHVIAAKATAFYEALDESFIDYQSQVIKNAQALSERLSKLGYRIVSGGTDNHLLLVDIKGSIGLSGKKAADILTNVNITCNKNNIPFDPEKPMVTSGIRLGTPAVTTRGLKESKMVMIADLIDEALRHYDDETVLNEVRNKVITLMSHFPIYQFESYIRGEVK